TTCGCGCATGCCCTGCGCCAGCGGCACATGGGCGGAGAAGCCAATCGCCTCGCGTGCTGCGGTGGTGTCGGCCAGTCGGCGCGGCACGGGGTTGACGGAGCGCTCTGCCTCATGGACAGCCGAGAGGTCGGATTGCCGCATCACCGCTGCCAGAACCGCGGCGAGTTCAAGCAGGGATGTCTCCCGGCCGGTTCCGACATTCAAGGCGATGTCCGTCGCATCCGAGGCAGCCGCCAGGAGATTGGCGCGGGCGACATCGCGGACATGGACCATGTCCATCGTCTGCAGGCCTGAGCCGAAGATGACGGGCGGCTCGCCCGCCGCCAACCGCTCCATCCAGCGGATCAGCACCTCCGTGTAACGCCCGTGGATATCCATGCGGGGCCCATAGACATTGAAATAGCGCAGGGCGACATAATCGAGGCCATACATGTCGTGGTAGGAACGAAGCATTCCTTCGCCAAAGGCCTTGGCGGCGCCATAAAGCGTGCGATTGCCATAGGGGTGCTGCCGCTCGGTCGTGGGGAAACTCTCTGCCAAGCCATAAACCGAGGCGGAGGATGCCATGACGATCTTGCGCGTGCCCATCTGCCGGCATCGGTCGAGAAGGTCGAAGGTCGCGTCGACCATCACTTCCATCGCAAGCCGCGGTTCGGCAGCGCAGTGGGTTATGCGTAGGGCAGCCTGGTGAAAGACGGTGTCCACACCGGACAGGAGGCTCGCCATCAGGGCGCGATCGCGAATGTCTCCCTCGACCAGCCGCACGCGGCCTGACGCGAGCGCCGGCGCGAGGTTCTCGGGACGCCCCCGGATCATGTTGTCGATGACGACGACTTCACCGCAACCGACCTTTAGAAGGCCATCGACGATGTGAGAGCCGACGAAACCGGCGCCCCCGGTGACGAGCATGCGACGACCGGCCAAGGCCTTGCAGGCTTCGGAGAGGCAATGGGTCGTGCCGTTTGGCGTGTCATGCAGAACGTCGTGCATCGCGAACCTCATCGATTGCCGGAACGCAATCCGGAAAGCCGGTTGGGATAAAAGCGGCGGTTGCATCAGAGCGGGCATCTTCATGCTTCTCGCCACCGCATCTGTGGTCCTCTTGCCCTGACCGCCGCAGTGCCGCACAGGCGCGAGCGACCGCCGATACGACATGGTCGATCTGGTCGGGCGTGAGCTCGGGATAGATCGGCAGCGAGAGGGTCTCCCGCGCGACCGCCTCGGCCATTGGGAAATCCCCTTCGCGGTACCCCAGATCGCCATAGGCGGGCTGCAGATGGACAGGGCGGGGATAGTGGATGCCTGTCGCTACACCTTCCTTTTGGAGGGCGGCCGCGAGCGCATCGCGCGTCGCCGAACGGATCGCGAAGACATGATGGACATGATCGAGCCCAGCCTTGGCTGGTAGTGTAACATCCGCGGCAGCGAGCCCCAGCCGATAGGCGTCAGCGACCCGGCGGCGGCCCTCCGTCCAGCCTGGAAGATGGCGGAGCTTCACGTCGAGCAGTGCGGCCTGGATCGCATCGAGACGCAGGTTGTAGCCCTTGCGGATGTGGTTGTACTTGCCCGCTTGCCCCCAGTCGCGCAGGCAACGTGCGGTGTTCGCAAGGTCAGTGCGGTTGGTGACGATGGCGCCGCCTTCGCCGCAGGCACCGAGATTCTTGCCGGGATAGAAGCTGAAGCAGCCAATATCCCCGAAAGCCCCGGCGCGGCGCCCGTCCCGTTCGGCACCATGGGCCTGCGCTGCATCCTCAATGACGACGAGACGATGCCGCCGGGCAATGGCGAGAATGGCATCCATGTCTGCAAGCCGTCCATGCAGGTGCACGGGCATGATGGCACGCGTGCGAGACGTGATCGCGCTCTCGATCTGCGCGGGATCTAGCGTGAGGCTCGCCGGGTCGACATCGACGAGCACGGGCCGTGCGCCGCAATATTGGATGGCGGCGACCGTCGCGACGAAGGTGAGAGGCGTTGTGATCACCTCGTCACCTGCACCTACACCGGCCGCTTCCAGCGCGAGATGGAGCGCCGCGGTGCCACTGCTGACCCCAACAGCTTCGGAGACGCCGCAATAGGCAGCGAAATTCCGTTCGAACGCTTCAACAGCAGGGCCAAGCACATAGCTGCCGCTTCGCAGCACGGCAACGGCGGCGCTTTCCAGCTCCGCGGCAATTGTTGCGTACTGGGCCTTAAGATCGAGGAGCGGAATCATGACACCCTCCTCAGCGGCACGAGATCGACGGGATGCCCGCGCTGGTTGAGGGATTGGGTCGCATATTCGAGATAGGAGACGATATTGAGCCCGACCGCGCCGCTGGTGAGCGGGACGCGATTGTTGACGACGCAATCAACGAAATGCTCGATCTCGGTGACGAGCGCCTCCTTCACGGAGGTCTGCGGCGCCCACATGTCGCCGATGCGGTAGGACACGCGTGCGTCGTAAACCCGCTGTTGCTCGGCGCTGATATCGACGCCGCGATCATAGACCTTCACCTTCTCGCTCGGCTCCAGGTCGTCATAGACGATCATCCGCTGGCTGCCGCCGATGAGTGTGCGCCGTACCTTGACCGGCGCGAGCCAGTTGACGTTCAGATGGGCGATCGTACCGCGCGAGAAATAAAGCACGATATGTGCCATGTTCTCGCGGTTACCGCGCAGGTGATCAGCGCCGCAAGCCGAGATGGCCACGGGAACGTCATCAAGCAGAAAATCGATGATCGAAAGATCATGAACTGCGAGATCCCAAATCACATTGACGTCTCTCTGGAAGAGACCAAGATTGATGCGGGTCGAATCGTAGTAATACACATCACCGACGATGCCTTGCACCACCAGATCGCGGATCTTCTGGACAGCGCCTGTATAGACGAAGGTGTGATCAACCATCAGCACGAGATTGCGCCGCTCGGCCTCATCGATGAGCGCCGCGCCCTGCGCCGAGCTCTCGGCCATCGGCTTCTCCACCAGCACATGCTTGCCCGCTCGCAAGGCGGCGAGCGCCATCTCATAGTGCTGGCGGACAGGCGTAACGACCGCGACCGCGTCGACCGCCGGGTCGGCGATAACATCGCGCCAGTTCTTCCATAGATTGGCGCCGGGATACATGCGGCCGGCACGGGTGAGCGCCTCATCCGAGGCATCGCCGATGGCGGCAACGTGGCAGCCATCGGTCGCCCCTATGCAGCGCGCGATATTCGGCCCCCAGTACCCATAGCCGATAACACCGATGCCGATACTCCCGCCATGCGCCGGCCCGGTGAAGCGCGGATGATGACCCTTCATGCGTGCCTCCCGGCGGCAAGTGGAGCGTGAATTCCGCGGCGCTCGACATCACTGCCGCCCCTCTCCTTCTCCCGAGCATCCCCGATGACGCGCGCGGGAACCCCCACGACAATCGCATAGTCGGGGACATCGCGGGTCACCACCGCGCCAGCGCCGACGAGAGCGCCCTCCCCGATGGTAACCCCGCAGACGATTGTGGCGTTGGAGCCAATAGATGCGCGCCGGCGCACCAGCGTCCGCACGAGTTCCCAGTCATCCTCAGTTTGAAGGACGCCGGCTTCAGTTGTTGCACGGGGGTAAAGGCCGTTGGTGAACATGACGCCATGGCCAATCATGACTTCATCTTCAATCGTCACCCCCTCGCAGATGAAGGAGTGAGATGAAATCTTGCAGCGAGATCCGATCACACTGCCCTTCTGGATTTCCACGAAGGGACCGATCCGGGTTCCGGGTCCGATATCGCAACCATAGAGATTGACGAGATCCGGCTGGAATATCGTTACACCATCTCCGAGCTCGACATTGACAATAGCCATCAGCCAGTCTCCCCTCGGCGCCGACTTTGCCGCAGCGCCCGGTGACACACGCTAGGCCGAACGTCACCGCGATGGAGCCTCCGAAAGCGGCGGATCCGGCACCGGGGAAAAGCGTTAGAGGCAATGATGGCTATGAGGCTGAACCGCTACCCTTGAGACGTAGTGGGCTGTGGTAGCGCGCTGCACGCCGTACCTCTTTTGCACGCCTTGCCGGCAGGCCTCGCTGCCGTGGACAATCAACGGGACCCGGCCGCGCGCTCATCCGTGCCCAGCTGGCAAGACCCGCGCAGCGCGGAGGTATCGCGATGCAGATCATCCTGGCCAACCGCTATTTCTTCCCCGACGAGTCCGCAACAAGCCGTATCGCAACCAGCCTCGCCCAGGGCCTTGCCGAACGATCCGCCGGGGCCGCTAAGGACTGCGTGCTTGCGGTGGCGAGCCAGCGCGTCCATAACGACGTAAGCCAGACATTGCTCCCGCAGGGGGAGATCGGGCCCGTCCGCATCCATCGTATCGCTACCACGCGCTTTGGCCGCGACAGGCTGATCGGGCGTGTGCTCGACTATGCGACGTTCCATGTGAGCGTGTTTGCCGCCCTCCTGAGACATGTCCAGCGCGGCGATATCGCTATCATATGCACGGACCCGCCGATGCTGTCCGTCACCGCGATGGCGGCGGTGCGCCTGAAGGGCGGGATCATGGTCAACTGGATCCTCGACCTCTTCCCCGAAATTGCCATGGATCTCGGCGTGCTCGGCCGCGAGGGCCTCGCCACGCGCGCCGCGCTATGGCTGCGGGACCTTTCGCTGAAGGCTGCCCATCGCAACGTGGTCCCGATCGAGCGGATGGCCATGCATCTCGCCGATCGCGGCATCCCCCTATCAAGCCTCGCCATCATCCACCATTGGTCCGATGGCGAGGCAATCCGGCCGATCACGCCCGGAGATGGCGCCCTCAGGCAGGAATGGGGCCTCACCGGCAAATGCGTCGTCGGCTATTCCGGCAATCTCGGCCGCGCGCATGAATTCGACACCGTTCTCGCCACCGCGGAACGGCTCAAAGCGCGCGATGATATCGCATTCCTGTTCGTCGGTGGAGGCTACCGGCGTGCTGCCGTAGAGGCGGAGGTCGTCCGCCGGGGTCTGACCAATGTGCTGTTCAAGCCCTTGCAGCCACGTGAGCGGCTCACGGAGTGCCTCGGCTTGCCCGACGTCCATCTCGTCACCCTGCTGCCGTCGATGGAGCCCTATATCGTACCCAGCAAGTTCTACGGCATAGCCGCGGCAGGCAGGCCCACGCTGTTCGTCGGAG
This portion of the Chelatococcus sp. YT9 genome encodes:
- a CDS encoding NAD-dependent epimerase/dehydratase family protein; this encodes MAGRRMLVTGGAGFVGSHIVDGLLKVGCGEVVVIDNMIRGRPENLAPALASGRVRLVEGDIRDRALMASLLSGVDTVFHQAALRITHCAAEPRLAMEVMVDATFDLLDRCRQMGTRKIVMASSASVYGLAESFPTTERQHPYGNRTLYGAAKAFGEGMLRSYHDMYGLDYVALRYFNVYGPRMDIHGRYTEVLIRWMERLAAGEPPVIFGSGLQTMDMVHVRDVARANLLAAASDATDIALNVGTGRETSLLELAAVLAAVMRQSDLSAVHEAERSVNPVPRRLADTTAAREAIGFSAHVPLAQGMRELVNWWQEQPECVSLAAARANIAMSAMPAWRAETLS
- a CDS encoding Gfo/Idh/MocA family oxidoreductase, coding for MKGHHPRFTGPAHGGSIGIGVIGYGYWGPNIARCIGATDGCHVAAIGDASDEALTRAGRMYPGANLWKNWRDVIADPAVDAVAVVTPVRQHYEMALAALRAGKHVLVEKPMAESSAQGAALIDEAERRNLVLMVDHTFVYTGAVQKIRDLVVQGIVGDVYYYDSTRINLGLFQRDVNVIWDLAVHDLSIIDFLLDDVPVAISACGADHLRGNRENMAHIVLYFSRGTIAHLNVNWLAPVKVRRTLIGGSQRMIVYDDLEPSEKVKVYDRGVDISAEQQRVYDARVSYRIGDMWAPQTSVKEALVTEIEHFVDCVVNNRVPLTSGAVGLNIVSYLEYATQSLNQRGHPVDLVPLRRVS
- a CDS encoding acyltransferase, with product MAIVNVELGDGVTIFQPDLVNLYGCDIGPGTRIGPFVEIQKGSVIGSRCKISSHSFICEGVTIEDEVMIGHGVMFTNGLYPRATTEAGVLQTEDDWELVRTLVRRRASIGSNATIVCGVTIGEGALVGAGAVVTRDVPDYAIVVGVPARVIGDAREKERGGSDVERRGIHAPLAAGRHA
- a CDS encoding glycosyltransferase family 4 protein produces the protein MQIILANRYFFPDESATSRIATSLAQGLAERSAGAAKDCVLAVASQRVHNDVSQTLLPQGEIGPVRIHRIATTRFGRDRLIGRVLDYATFHVSVFAALLRHVQRGDIAIICTDPPMLSVTAMAAVRLKGGIMVNWILDLFPEIAMDLGVLGREGLATRAALWLRDLSLKAAHRNVVPIERMAMHLADRGIPLSSLAIIHHWSDGEAIRPITPGDGALRQEWGLTGKCVVGYSGNLGRAHEFDTVLATAERLKARDDIAFLFVGGGYRRAAVEAEVVRRGLTNVLFKPLQPRERLTECLGLPDVHLVTLLPSMEPYIVPSKFYGIAAAGRPTLFVGDPDGEIARVLASADCGASVAIGDVDGLERAVLDLAQSPERRREWGANARRAYDERFSEARGIAEWRHLVDALAPAQTHTDAPALSRGLPT